Proteins from a genomic interval of Candidatus Omnitrophota bacterium:
- a CDS encoding amino acid permease: protein MNLFVKKPISRIIEASEGGEHHLKRSLGPWSLISLGIGAIIGAGLFSLTGIAAAENAGPAVILSFVVAAIGCAFAGMCYSELASMIPVAGSAYTYTYVTMGEFVAWIIGWDLVLEYAVAASVVAVSWSRYVGSFLHDFGITIPAQFAACPFDNITLADGSVIHGIINIPAVLIIVLISLLLMIGIKESAWVNNVIVVVKLLVVLTFIAVGFHYINPENYKPFIPPNTGNFGEFGLSGIMRAAGVIFFAYIGFDTVSTAAQESKTPHRDVPIGILGSLVICTILYLAFASVLTGMVNYQAMRGDAAPVATAINLTPYPWLQVMIKLGIIAGFTSVILVMLLGQSRIFYSMSRDGLLPKLFSDIHPAWRTPWRSNLLFMVFVGFFAGFFPISKLGHMTSIGTLLAFIIVCAGVMILRYTQPLVPRPYRVPCFPLFPFLGILVCLAMMTALDGDTWWRLVIWLVIGLIVYFTYSRFNSKLNKGG, encoded by the coding sequence ATGAATCTTTTTGTCAAGAAACCCATCAGCCGGATCATTGAAGCCTCCGAGGGAGGAGAGCATCATCTCAAGCGTTCTTTGGGGCCGTGGAGCCTGATCTCCTTAGGGATCGGCGCCATCATCGGCGCGGGTTTGTTTTCGCTGACCGGCATTGCCGCGGCGGAAAACGCGGGGCCGGCGGTGATCTTGTCCTTTGTCGTGGCCGCCATCGGCTGCGCTTTTGCCGGCATGTGTTATAGCGAATTGGCGTCCATGATCCCGGTCGCGGGCAGCGCCTATACGTATACTTATGTGACGATGGGAGAGTTCGTTGCCTGGATCATCGGCTGGGACCTGGTGCTGGAATACGCCGTAGCGGCCTCGGTCGTGGCTGTGAGCTGGTCACGTTATGTCGGATCTTTTTTGCACGATTTCGGCATCACGATCCCGGCGCAGTTTGCCGCCTGTCCGTTCGATAACATCACCCTGGCCGACGGCAGCGTGATCCATGGTATCATCAACATACCGGCTGTGCTGATCATTGTCCTTATTTCGCTTCTGTTGATGATCGGCATCAAGGAGTCCGCCTGGGTCAACAATGTGATCGTGGTCGTGAAACTGCTGGTGGTGCTGACCTTCATTGCGGTGGGTTTTCACTACATCAATCCTGAAAACTACAAGCCTTTTATCCCGCCCAACACCGGCAATTTCGGGGAGTTCGGTTTAAGCGGCATCATGCGTGCCGCGGGAGTTATTTTCTTTGCTTACATTGGTTTTGATACAGTATCGACGGCGGCGCAGGAGTCGAAAACCCCGCATCGAGACGTTCCCATCGGCATCTTGGGATCGCTTGTTATTTGCACGATCTTGTATCTGGCATTTGCGTCGGTGCTGACCGGCATGGTCAATTATCAAGCCATGCGCGGGGATGCCGCGCCGGTGGCCACAGCCATCAATCTGACGCCGTATCCATGGCTGCAGGTGATGATCAAGCTCGGTATTATCGCCGGTTTTACGTCGGTGATCCTCGTCATGCTTTTGGGGCAGTCCCGCATTTTTTATTCCATGTCGCGCGACGGGCTTTTGCCGAAACTTTTTAGCGACATCCATCCTGCGTGGCGCACGCCGTGGCGGTCAAATCTTTTGTTCATGGTTTTCGTCGGTTTCTTTGCCGGGTTTTTCCCGATCTCAAAGCTGGGGCACATGACCTCCATCGGGACCTTGCTGGCCTTTATCATCGTCTGCGCCGGGGTCATGATCCTGCGGTACACCCAGCCGCTGGTGCCGCGGCCATACCGGGTGCCGTGTTTTCCGCTGTTCCCGTTTTTGGGGATCCTGGTGTGTTTGGCCATGATGACCGCTCTGGACGGGGACACCTGGTGGCGGTTGGTGATCTGGCTGGTGATCGGGCTCATCGTTTATTTCACCTACAGCCGTTTTAATAGCAAACTGAATAAGGGCGGTTAG